The Pyrus communis chromosome 2, drPyrComm1.1, whole genome shotgun sequence genome includes a window with the following:
- the LOC137726484 gene encoding alcohol dehydrogenase produces MSNTAGQVIRCRAAVAWEAGKPLVIEEVEVAPPQANEVRLKILFTSLCHTDVYFWEAKGQNPLFPRIYGHEAGGIVESVGEGVTDLKAGDHVLPVFTGECKDCAHCKSEESNMCDLLRINTDRGVMLSDGKSRFSIKGKPIYHFVGTSTFSEYTVVHVGCLAKINPSAPLDKVCVLSCGISTGLGATINVAKPKKGSTVAVFGLGAVGLAAAEGARMSGASRIIGVDLNSSRFEEAKKFGVTEFVNPKEHKKPVQEVIAELTNGGVDRSIECTGNVEAMISAFECVHDGWGVAVLVGVPHKEAVFKTHPVNFLNERTLKGTFFGNYKPRTDIPFVVEKYMNKELELEKFITHKVPFSEINKAFEYMLKGEGLRCIINMEE; encoded by the exons ATGTCTAATACTGCTGGTCAGGTCATACGCTGCagag CTGCTGTAGCTTGGGAAGCAGGGAAGCCActggtgattgaagaagtcgaggtggcaccaccacaagcaaATGAAGTCCGTTTGAAGATCCTTTTCACCTCTTTGTGCCACACTGATGTCTACTTTTGGGAAGccaag GGACAAAACCCTTTATTTCCTAGAATTTATGGTCATGAGGCAGGAGG GATTGTGGAGAGTGTTGGTGAGGGAGTGACGGATCTGAAAGCCGGCGATCATGTCCTGCCGGTGTTCACAGGAGAATGCAAGGACTGCGCTCACTGCAAATCAGAAGAGAGCAACATGTGTGACCTCCTCAGGATAAACACTGACAGGGGAGTGATGCTCAGTGATGGCAAATCAAGATTTTCAATCAAAGGCAAGCCTATCTACCACTTTGTTGGGACTTCCACCTTCAGTGAGTACACTGTTGTTCATGTTGGCTGCCTTGCCAAGATCAACCCCTCGGCACCTCTAGACAAAGTCTGTGTCCTCAGCTGTGGAATCTCCACAG GTCTCGGAGCTACTATAAATGTTGCAAAACCGAAAAAGGGATCAACCGTGGCTGTTTTCGGATTAGGAGCTGTAGGCCTTGCA GCTGCCGAAGGAGCAAGGATGTCTGGCGCTTCAAGAATTATCGGTGTTGATTTGAATTCGAGCAGATTTGAAGAAG CGAAAAAGTTTGGCGTGACGGAATTTGTGAACCcaaaagaacacaaaaaaccagttcaagaggTGATAGCTGAGCTGACGAATGGAGGAGTGGACAGAAGCATTGAATGTACAGGAAATGTTGAAGCCATGATATCTGCATTTGAATGTGTCCATGAT GGTTGGGGTGTTGCAGTTCTTGTGGGAGTACCACACAAAGAAGCCGTCTTCAAGACGCATCCGGTGAACTTTCTGAACGAGAGGACTCTCAAGGGCACCTTCTTCGGAAATTACAAGCCTCGAACGGACATTCCCTTTGTCGTGGAGAAGTACATGAATAAG GAATTGGAGCTCGAAAAATTCATCACCCACAAAGTCCCATTCTCAGAAATAAACAAGGCGTTTGAGTACATGCTTAAAGGGGAGGGTCTTCGTTGCATAATCAACATGGAGGAATGA
- the LOC137725390 gene encoding putative transcription elongation factor SPT5 homolog 1, with amino-acid sequence MARHRDEYDDEMDPDEEEEYEPDQAIDEDDEEEEEEERGGGRQRSSQKRRRSDFIDDVAEEDDDEEEEEGYEDDEPYGGGGASRKRRNKRPSGSQFLDIEAEVDTDEEEEDEEGEDDFIADNAPDLPEDEDGRRMRHRPLMPQEDEQEDFEEIAKSIQARYAKSSHTEYDEDTTDVDQQALLPSVRDPKLWMVKCAIGREREVAVCLMQKYIDKPELQIRSVIALDHLKNYVYVEADKEAHVREACKGLRNIFGQKIMLVPIREMTDVLSVESKAIDLSRDTWVRMKTGTYKGDLAQVADVDNVRQRVTVKLIPRIDLQALANKMDGREVVRTKAFVPPPRLLNIEEARELHILGERKQDRMTGDYYQTINGMMFKDGFLYKAVSIKSISTQNIHPTFDELEKFRKPSENGDGDIASLSTLFSNRKKGHFLKGDAVIVVKGDLKNLKGWVEKVEEETVHIRPEMKELPKTLAINEKELCKYFEPGNHVKVVSGTQEGATGMVVKVEQHVLIILSDVTKEHIRVFADDVVESSEVTSGITRIGAYELHDLVLLDNNSFGVIIRVESEAFQVLKGVPDRPEVALVKLREVKCKIEKSFPVEVKYKHKVSVKDVVRVIDGPCEGKQGPVQHIYRGVLFIFDRHHLEHAGFICVKSHNCALVGGSRANGDRNGNSNSRYDHLRTPPRVPQSPNRFSRGGPPSNYGGRNRGGRGHDGLVGTTVKIRQGAYKGYRGRVVEVKGPNVRVELESQMKVVTVDRNCISDNVTVTTPYRDTSRYGMGSETPMHPSRTPLHPYMTPMRDAGATPIHDGMRTPMRDRAWNPYAPMSPARDNWEEGNPASWGASPQYQPGSPPSRAYEAPTPGSGWANTPGGNYSEAGTPRDSSSGYANAPSPYLPSTPGGQPMTPNSASYLPGTPGGQPMTPGTGGLDMLSPVIGGDSEGPWFLPDILVNVRNSGEETTGVVREVLPDGSCRVAIGSGGNGETIVALPNEMEAVVPKKSDKIKIMGGSLRGSTGKLIGVDGTDGIVKVDDTLDVKILDLAILSKLAQS; translated from the exons ATGGCTCGTCACAGAGACGAATATGACGACGAGATGGACCCCGATGAAGAGGAAGAATACGAGCCCGACCAAGCTATAGACGAGGATgacgaggaggaagaggaggaggaacgAGGAGGAGGACGACAGCGGTCCAGTCAGAAGCGGAGGAGATCGGATTTCATAGACGATGTAGCAGAGGAGGACGATgacgaggaggaagaggagggcTATGAGGATGACGAGCcttatggtggtggtggtgcgaGTCGTAAGCGGAGGAATAAGAGGCCCTCTGGCTCGCAGTTTCTCGACATCGAGGCCGAGGTCGATACcgatgaagaggaagaagacgagGAGGGCGAGGACG ACTTTATTGCTGATAATGCACCTGATCTACCTGAAGATGAGGATGGTAGAAGGATGCGTCATCGTCCGTTGATGCCACAAGAAGATGAGCAAGAAGATTTTGAAGAGATTGCAAAAAGTATTCAAGCGCGGTATGCGAAGTCAAGTCATACAGAGTATGATGAAGACACCACTGATGTGGATCAGCAAGCACTTTTACCTTCTGTTAGGGACCCAAAGTTGTGGATGGTGAAATGTGCG ATTGGCCGTGAGCGGGAGGTAGCTGTTTGCTTAATGCAAAAGTATATTGATAAACCTGAACTGCAGATCAGGTCTGTTATTGCTCTCGACCACCTTAAAAACTATGTATATGTTGAAGCGGATAAAGAAGCTCATGTGAGGGAG GCTTGCAAAGGTCTGCGCAATATATTTGGCCAGAAAATAATGCTTGTTCCAATTAGAGAAATGACTGACGTTCTTTCTGTTGAAAGCAAGGCTATTGATCTCTCTAGGGATACATGGGTCAGAATGAAGACTGGGACATATAAAGGAGACCTTGCTCAG GTTGCGGATGTGGACAATGTGCGGCAGAGAGTTACAGTTAAATTAATTCCAAGGATTGATTTACAAGCTCTTGCAAATAAAATG GATGGCAGAGAAGTTGTGAGAACGAAAGCATTTGTTCCTCCTCCACGTTTACTAAATATTGAGGAAGCCAG GGAACTGCATATTCTTGGAGAGCGTAAACAAGATAGGATGACTGGTGATTATTATCAGACAATTAATGGCATGATGTTTAAAGATGGTTTCCTGTATAAAGCAGTATCAATCAAATCAATTAGTACTCAGAACATACATCCAACTTTTGACGAACTTGAAAAATTTCGGAAGCCCAGCGAGAATGGTGATGGAGATATTGCCAGTCTGTCAACTTTATTTTCAAACAGAAAGAAGGGACACTTTCTGAAGGGTGATGCAGTTATTGTTGTCAAGGGAGatctaaaaaatttgaaaggatGGGTTGAGAAAGTTGAGGAGGAGACTGTTCATATCAGACCCGAAATGAAAGAACTCCCA AAAACACTTGCCATAAATGAAAAAGAGCTTTGCAAATACTTTGAGCCTGGGAATCATGTGAAAGTTGTATCTGGCACTCAGGAAGGTGCAACTGGTATGGTTGTTAAGGTTGAGCAGCATGTTCTCATTATCTTATCTGATGTAACGAAAGAACAT ATCCGTGTGTTTGCTGATGATGTTGTGGAGAGCTCTGAGGTGACATCTGGTATTACCAGAATTGGGGCATATGAGCTTCATGATCTCGTGCTACTAGA TAACAATAGCTTTGGTGTAATCATACGCGTAGAAAGTGAAGCATTTCAG GTTCTTAAGGGAGTTCCTGATAGACCCGAGGTTGCCCTTGTCAAGTTAAGAGAGGTCAAATGCAAGATTGAGAAAAGTTTTCCTGTGGAAGTTAAGTATAAACACAAAGTATCTGTGAAGGATGTTGTGAGGGTCATTGATGGCCCTTGCGAG GGGAAACAGGGTCCTGTGCAACACATATACAGGGGAGTCTTGTTCATTTTTGATCGCCATCACCTGGAGCATGCAGGCTTTATCTGTGTTAAGTCTCATAATTGTGCTCTTGTGGGAGGTTCACGTGCTAATGGCGATAGAAAT GGTAACTCAAATTCAAGATATGACCACCTCAGAACTCCTCCTCGTGTTCCTCAGTCCCCGAATAGGTTTTCTAGAGGAGGCCCTCCATCTAACT ATGGAGGAAGGAATAGAGGTGGACGAGGGCATGATGGCTTGGTTGGGACTACAGTAAAGATTCGCCAGGGTGCCTATAAGGGCTATCGTGGACGTGTTGTTGAGGTTAAGGGACCAAATGTACGGGTTGAGTTGGAGTCCCAAATGAAGGTTGTTACAG TTGATCGAAATTGTATTTCTGATAATGTGACTGTTACCACACCATATCG TGATACATCTCGCTACGGTATGGGAAGTGAGACTCCTATGCATCCTTCTCGAACTCCTCTCCACCCATATATGACTCCTATGAGGGATGCTGGAG CAACACCTATACATGATGGCATGAGGACTCCTATGCGTGACCGAGCATGGAATCCGTATGCACCTATGAGTCCAGCTAG GGATAACTGGGAGGAAGGAAACCCTGCTTCTTGGGGTGCTAGCCCACAGTATCAG CCAGGAAGTCCTCCTTCGCGAGCGTATGAAGCACCAACTCCCGGTTCAGGTTGGGCTAACACTCCTGGCGGAAATTACAGTGAAGCTGGCACACCGAGGGACAGTAGTTCTGGTTATG CAAATGCTCCTAGCCCTTACTTGCCATCGACTCCGGGTGGCCAGCCTATGACACCAAATTCGGCATCCTATCTTCCTGGAACTCCTGGAGGGCAGCCAATGACACCAGGCACTGGTGGTCTGGATATGTTGTCTCCTGTTATAG GTGGGGACAGTGAAGGACCGTGGTTCCTCCCAGACATATTGGTCAATGTACGCAATTCTGGAGAGGAAACTACTGGAGTTGTGAGAGAAGTGCTTCCG GATGGCTCATGTAGGGTAGCTATTGGGTCGGGTGGCAATGGGGAAACTATAGTGGCACTTCCTAATGAAATGGAGGCAGTGGTACCAAAGAAAAGTGATAAGATCAAGATCATGGGCGGGTCACTACGAGGATCGACCGGTAAGCTGATTGGTGTTGATGGCACAGACGGAATTGTGAAGGTAGATGACACTCTTGATGTTAAGATATTAGACTTGGCTATTTTGTCGAAACTTGCTCAATCGTAA